Proteins from a single region of Persephonella hydrogeniphila:
- the dapF gene encoding diaminopimelate epimerase, with protein MEKNFFAKFHGLGNDYICIDDDWIDFELDEKAIRTICDVHYGIGSDGILLKTPSSKADFGLRIFNPDGSEAEKSGNGLRIFAKFLYDYEYTVKREFSIETKGGIVKAKIEELVNGRAKVITVDMGKATFKSKDIPVLCEEEECIGKKIKVKDKEFEINCVSVGNPHCVIIVDQLDEKTVKEYGSLIENLDIFPNRVNVQFAKVVSPDLVEIRIWERGAGYTLASGSSSCAVASVMVKRGLTDRNLTVKMPGGILKISIDNNWNIKMTGEVQEICSGKLSLELTEQFI; from the coding sequence ATGGAGAAAAATTTTTTTGCAAAGTTTCACGGACTCGGTAATGATTATATCTGTATAGATGATGATTGGATAGATTTTGAACTTGACGAGAAAGCTATTAGAACTATCTGTGATGTTCATTATGGCATAGGTTCAGACGGAATTTTATTAAAAACTCCTTCTTCTAAAGCTGATTTCGGTTTGAGAATATTTAATCCTGATGGTTCGGAAGCAGAAAAAAGCGGAAACGGTCTCCGGATATTTGCAAAATTTCTTTATGATTATGAATATACAGTAAAAAGAGAATTCTCCATAGAGACAAAAGGAGGTATTGTAAAGGCAAAAATCGAGGAACTCGTTAACGGAAGAGCAAAAGTAATAACCGTTGATATGGGAAAAGCCACATTTAAATCAAAAGATATTCCTGTACTGTGTGAAGAAGAGGAATGTATAGGCAAAAAGATAAAAGTAAAAGACAAGGAGTTTGAGATAAACTGTGTATCTGTAGGAAATCCTCACTGTGTAATTATTGTAGATCAACTTGATGAAAAGACAGTTAAGGAGTACGGATCATTAATAGAAAATTTAGATATATTCCCAAACAGAGTTAATGTTCAATTTGCAAAAGTTGTATCTCCAGATCTTGTAGAAATAAGAATATGGGAAAGGGGAGCAGGATACACGCTTGCTTCTGGAAGTTCTTCATGTGCCGTTGCATCGGTAATGGTAAAAAGAGGATTAACAGATAGAAATCTTACAGTAAAAATGCCAGGAGGTATTTTAAAAATCTCCATAGATAATAACTGGAATATAAAAATGACAGGAGAAGTGCAGGAGATATGTAGCGGTAAACTTAGTCTGGAATTAACAGAGCAGTTTATTTAG
- a CDS encoding zinc ribbon domain-containing protein, which yields MDSDVQLLLSLQELDQEISNTEKLLNQIPEEIDKLKREKEELIYKFEKVHTDLKRLEALKREKELDIQTYEDRILKIQDALDKVRTNEEYKALLREKAQAEESIMEIEDEILSIMEDIESLQKEEEKLKEVIEEEKQKIQKKIEEKEKEVDQLKIRLEELRKKRDELIKQIKAPLLSKYEMIKKKRGTALAVVDSDTCTGCYLVIPPKIYSSLVKGEKLLTCPHCGRFLVYEPK from the coding sequence ATGGATAGTGACGTGCAGCTTTTATTGAGTCTACAGGAGTTAGATCAAGAAATATCAAATACAGAAAAACTACTTAATCAGATTCCTGAGGAAATCGATAAACTTAAGAGGGAAAAAGAAGAGCTTATTTATAAATTTGAAAAAGTACACACCGATTTAAAAAGATTAGAGGCATTAAAAAGGGAAAAGGAGCTGGATATTCAAACTTACGAAGACAGAATTCTAAAAATTCAAGATGCCCTTGATAAAGTAAGAACAAACGAAGAGTACAAAGCCCTCCTCAGAGAAAAAGCTCAGGCTGAAGAGTCTATAATGGAGATAGAAGACGAGATTCTTTCTATAATGGAAGATATAGAGTCTCTCCAGAAAGAAGAAGAGAAACTTAAAGAGGTTATTGAGGAAGAAAAACAAAAAATTCAGAAAAAAATAGAAGAGAAAGAAAAAGAAGTTGATCAGTTAAAAATAAGATTAGAAGAACTACGAAAGAAAAGAGATGAATTGATTAAACAGATAAAGGCTCCCCTCCTTTCAAAATACGAGATGATTAAGAAAAAGAGAGGAACGGCGTTGGCTGTTGTAGACAGTGATACATGTACCGGATGCTACCTTGTAATACCTCCTAAGATATACTCATCTCTTGTAAAAGGAGAAAAACTTCTTACCTGTCCTCACTGTGGCAGATTTCTGGTATATGAACCTAAATAA
- a CDS encoding AAA family ATPase: MKHRERNPFYFGGIVSNEDFCNRKKELAELKRDVFSDINILLYFPRRFGKSSLLLKLKEQLEKEGIKVIFLDLFPVVDEKDFINRYFDGIVKALVSKKEKVIQFLKQLTNLNFSVNSTLKPDGSITFSVSFSPKEKKTVLKEILEIPFLYATKNNANIAVIFDEFQEVENLGLEKEIRTVIQNHGRNVSYVFSGSKKSILAQIFSDKDRPFYKSVKKFPLKEIPLEEWVPFIQNKFEKTGKKIDKEIIKEVFSICRGFPYYIQHICYVLWEVSKEEAKKEDLDYAISLVLEREEDTFWEEWTNLPPTQKKALKILIYTNGKNIYSKDVLFEFEITASQLKRSVEQLLKKDIITKEKGIYQIIDPIMELWIKRNF; the protein is encoded by the coding sequence ATGAAGCACAGAGAAAGAAATCCTTTTTATTTTGGTGGAATTGTTAGTAATGAAGATTTTTGTAATAGAAAAAAAGAACTTGCAGAACTAAAAAGAGATGTTTTTTCCGATATTAATATCCTTCTGTATTTCCCACGGAGGTTTGGAAAGTCATCTCTCCTACTGAAGTTAAAAGAACAGCTTGAAAAAGAAGGAATTAAAGTTATTTTCCTTGATTTATTTCCTGTTGTGGATGAGAAAGATTTTATAAACCGATATTTTGACGGGATCGTAAAAGCATTAGTGTCAAAAAAAGAAAAAGTTATCCAGTTTTTAAAACAGCTTACAAACCTTAACTTTAGTGTTAACTCCACCCTTAAACCTGACGGCAGTATAACCTTTTCTGTTTCTTTTTCTCCAAAAGAGAAGAAAACAGTTTTAAAAGAGATATTGGAAATTCCATTTTTATACGCTACCAAAAACAATGCAAACATTGCAGTAATATTTGATGAATTTCAGGAAGTTGAGAATTTAGGATTAGAAAAAGAAATCAGAACAGTTATCCAGAATCACGGTAGAAATGTTTCTTATGTATTTTCTGGAAGCAAAAAGAGCATTCTTGCTCAGATTTTTTCTGATAAAGACAGACCTTTTTATAAATCGGTTAAGAAGTTTCCTTTAAAAGAAATTCCACTTGAAGAATGGGTACCGTTTATTCAGAATAAATTTGAAAAAACAGGAAAAAAGATAGATAAAGAAATAATAAAAGAGGTCTTCTCCATCTGCAGAGGGTTTCCATACTATATCCAACATATCTGCTATGTTCTTTGGGAAGTCTCCAAAGAAGAAGCAAAAAAAGAAGATTTAGATTATGCAATAAGTCTCGTTTTAGAAAGAGAAGAAGATACCTTTTGGGAAGAATGGACAAATTTACCACCGACTCAAAAAAAAGCTTTGAAAATACTCATTTACACAAATGGCAAAAATATTTATTCAAAGGATGTACTTTTTGAGTTTGAAATTACTGCTTCACAACTAAAAAGATCTGTAGAACAGCTTTTAAAAAAAGATATAATAACTAAAGAAAAAGGTATTTACCAGATTATCGACCCTATTATGGAACTGTGGATTAAGAGAAATTTTTAA
- a CDS encoding YeiH family protein, translating into MVKIIPGLVFAVIIAILANFISGLEIVKKTVNFSPLIIAILLGVFVGNVWKIPEQLKPGVVFSLKKVLRIAIVFLGFRLTFQNVIDVGLEGLIVDAIMLTLTFLFGVWISRRFFGLEPEMSYLIASGSSICGASAVLATAPVVRAEMHHAAMAVATVTIFGTTAMFVYPLVYKFAGSSLGFDDILYGIWTGATVHEVAQVVAAGFAVSDVAGNTATISKLTRVMMLAPLLIALSFYLAKKNAMHGAGIALRDIPIPYFVFGFIAMVGVNSTHIIPQNIVHYINLIDGFLLTVAMAAMGLETNINKIKGVGMKPIYAAFLIFIFLFVVGIISIKVIHALLG; encoded by the coding sequence TTGGTAAAAATTATCCCGGGTCTTGTTTTTGCTGTAATAATAGCAATTCTGGCAAATTTTATATCAGGTCTTGAAATAGTAAAAAAAACAGTAAATTTTAGTCCGTTAATCATAGCGATACTCTTAGGTGTTTTTGTAGGAAATGTATGGAAAATTCCGGAACAGCTTAAGCCGGGAGTAGTATTTTCTCTGAAAAAAGTTTTAAGAATAGCAATAGTTTTCTTAGGGTTTAGGCTTACCTTTCAAAATGTAATAGATGTTGGTTTAGAAGGTCTTATAGTAGACGCAATAATGCTTACCTTAACATTTCTTTTTGGTGTATGGATATCAAGGAGATTTTTTGGTTTAGAACCAGAAATGAGTTATCTTATAGCCTCAGGTAGTTCAATATGCGGAGCTTCTGCTGTTCTGGCAACAGCTCCAGTTGTTAGAGCAGAGATGCATCATGCTGCAATGGCTGTTGCAACAGTTACTATTTTTGGAACAACAGCGATGTTTGTTTACCCTCTTGTTTATAAGTTCGCCGGCTCATCTCTTGGATTTGATGATATCCTTTACGGTATATGGACCGGAGCTACAGTCCATGAAGTCGCACAGGTAGTTGCTGCCGGTTTTGCTGTTTCAGATGTTGCAGGAAATACAGCTACTATATCAAAGCTAACAAGAGTAATGATGCTTGCTCCTCTTTTAATCGCTTTAAGCTTTTACCTTGCCAAAAAAAATGCCATGCACGGTGCCGGAATAGCTTTGAGGGATATTCCTATTCCTTATTTTGTTTTCGGTTTTATAGCGATGGTGGGTGTAAACTCGACACATATCATTCCCCAAAATATAGTTCATTACATAAATCTGATTGATGGATTCTTGCTAACTGTTGCAATGGCAGCAATGGGACTTGAAACAAATATAAATAAGATAAAAGGCGTTGGTATGAAGCCTATTTATGCTGCATTTTTAATATTTATATTTTTATTTGTAGTGGGTATTATTTCTATAAAAGTAATTCATGCTTTATTAGGTTAA
- a CDS encoding SCP2 sterol-binding domain-containing protein, which translates to MKRVGAVLIAIILGFGYSFAAPKFMDEEYAKQFCELWNKTPTLTEGLSKWSKKTGNKGYRIIRFYRQDCGGPEKAIEVHIAPKDGKAICIYGGKATDQKPDFLMFATDENWKSLAKGEFGFMGMMGIMSKMTFEGSKWEAMQNMGPFKAFLLNLDKVPHTMECP; encoded by the coding sequence ATGAAAAGAGTAGGGGCAGTTTTAATTGCCATAATTTTAGGTTTTGGATATTCATTCGCAGCACCTAAGTTTATGGATGAAGAGTACGCAAAACAGTTCTGTGAACTGTGGAATAAAACCCCAACACTGACGGAAGGTCTTTCTAAATGGTCTAAAAAAACGGGAAATAAAGGTTATAGAATTATAAGATTTTACAGACAGGACTGTGGAGGACCGGAAAAGGCTATAGAAGTTCACATAGCTCCCAAAGATGGAAAGGCAATCTGTATTTACGGAGGAAAAGCTACAGACCAGAAACCAGATTTTCTTATGTTTGCAACAGATGAGAACTGGAAGTCTCTGGCAAAGGGAGAGTTTGGATTTATGGGAATGATGGGAATTATGTCAAAAATGACATTTGAAGGTTCAAAATGGGAAGCTATGCAAAATATGGGACCGTTCAAAGCATTTCTCCTTAACTTAGATAAAGTTCCTCATACAATGGAATGTCCTTAA
- a CDS encoding OmpP1/FadL family transporter: MRKVAGSVVLASAVLATGAFATNGDNLIGVSPASRAMGGLGTGICLEPTDSIFRNPGWLGRQKGFNVSFGGILFMPHVKGRSKGYWDTNDSDNTTGAVPVDSGYQTSDADTFLIPEIAITNQINDNLVIGIGAYGVSGMGVDYRDKNGLNKMHTTFQFMRIVPAVGYKVNDRLAIGGALHLAWGSLDLGAVMAYDADGDGVPGTTWNAAGGQSQSYGLGASLGINFKPTDNICLGAYYQSSIKMKYKNVFISNPMTQELEDLKLEQPQEASVGVGIRPIPELKVGFDIRWINWSDADGYKQFKWKDQWVFAVGGEYKVTPRLALRAGYNYGKSPIREKNNLDAVNRTNTVPDFSARFSDYEIEWFNLIGFPAIAEHHITFGFGYQFTEHFTLNASYVHAFEKKVESTANGGALLAGAKNAQDSIGVSLDWNF; the protein is encoded by the coding sequence ATGAGAAAGGTGGCAGGTTCGGTGGTATTGGCTTCAGCTGTTTTAGCAACTGGAGCTTTTGCTACAAATGGAGATAACCTGATAGGTGTTTCTCCAGCGTCCAGAGCAATGGGTGGACTTGGAACTGGTATATGTCTGGAGCCAACAGACTCAATTTTTAGAAACCCTGGATGGCTTGGAAGACAAAAAGGATTCAATGTGAGTTTCGGTGGGATTTTATTTATGCCTCATGTAAAGGGAAGATCTAAAGGCTACTGGGATACAAATGATTCAGACAACACTACAGGTGCTGTTCCTGTAGACTCAGGCTATCAAACTTCAGATGCTGATACCTTCCTAATTCCGGAAATAGCAATTACAAACCAGATTAACGATAATCTGGTTATCGGTATAGGTGCTTATGGTGTATCTGGTATGGGTGTTGATTATAGAGACAAAAATGGACTTAACAAAATGCATACAACATTCCAGTTTATGAGAATTGTTCCAGCTGTAGGTTACAAAGTAAATGATAGGCTTGCTATTGGTGGTGCTCTCCATCTTGCTTGGGGTTCTTTAGATTTAGGTGCTGTTATGGCATATGATGCAGATGGTGATGGTGTTCCAGGAACTACATGGAATGCAGCTGGTGGTCAATCGCAATCTTACGGATTAGGAGCATCTTTAGGTATAAACTTCAAGCCTACAGATAATATCTGCCTTGGTGCTTATTATCAGAGTAGTATAAAGATGAAATATAAAAATGTGTTCATTTCTAATCCTATGACTCAGGAATTAGAAGACTTAAAACTCGAGCAACCTCAAGAAGCCTCTGTAGGAGTAGGTATTAGACCTATACCGGAACTAAAGGTAGGGTTTGATATTAGATGGATAAACTGGTCAGATGCGGATGGATATAAACAATTCAAATGGAAAGATCAATGGGTGTTTGCAGTAGGTGGCGAATATAAAGTAACCCCAAGACTCGCTCTCAGAGCTGGATATAATTATGGTAAGTCTCCTATTAGAGAGAAAAATAATTTAGATGCTGTAAATCGTACAAATACTGTACCTGATTTTAGTGCAAGATTTAGTGATTATGAAATAGAGTGGTTTAATCTTATAGGTTTTCCTGCTATTGCAGAACATCACATAACTTTCGGTTTTGGATACCAGTTTACAGAGCATTTCACACTTAATGCATCTTATGTCCATGCGTTTGAGAAAAAGGTAGAATCTACAGCAAATGGTGGGGCACTCTTAGCAGGAGCTAAAAATGCACAGGACTCTATAGGTGTATCTCTTGACTGGAATTTCTAA
- a CDS encoding 4Fe-4S binding protein produces the protein MNNRSRVRFNINDCVHVYYKDSSCRECINICPIEDVLSQDDYKIILNAEKCVSCGACVGACPSEAFSLDGFELERFYRDFLSQKENVLSCKINLPCLTVLNVEYIVAIILEKKEDLIFDTGHCSKCFVGDLLEEINKKVEEANYILEKLGVENRAVIRELSLEREEKKEKERRAFLKNFGKAAAGITFWALMPRVSSFEEVKEQPKNIVEEKVGIPKRKILIEALKNQNTDYSDVKLEVDKISFTSDKWIDNTKCTNCSVCYNVCPTGALKAGAERLKILFEPKLCIKCKVCHDVCPEDCLHLKDTLNVNTFLNETEVLAEHVIIPCEECLVPFSYKGDTTLCPRCRELEDEIRDLLKIGE, from the coding sequence ATGAATAATAGAAGTAGAGTTAGATTTAATATAAATGATTGTGTTCATGTATACTACAAAGATTCAAGTTGTAGGGAGTGTATAAATATATGTCCAATTGAGGATGTATTATCACAGGATGATTATAAAATAATACTTAATGCTGAAAAATGTGTTTCATGCGGAGCATGTGTCGGAGCATGTCCTTCTGAAGCCTTTTCCTTGGATGGATTTGAACTGGAAAGATTTTACAGAGATTTTCTTTCTCAAAAAGAAAATGTGCTGAGCTGTAAGATAAATCTTCCGTGTCTTACAGTTCTAAATGTTGAGTATATAGTGGCTATTATTTTAGAGAAGAAAGAAGACCTTATATTTGATACCGGACACTGTAGTAAATGTTTTGTTGGAGATTTATTAGAGGAAATTAATAAAAAAGTAGAGGAAGCAAATTATATACTTGAAAAATTAGGGGTAGAAAACAGAGCCGTCATAAGAGAACTATCCTTAGAAAGAGAAGAAAAAAAAGAAAAAGAAAGAAGAGCTTTCTTAAAAAACTTCGGGAAGGCGGCAGCAGGAATAACTTTCTGGGCTTTAATGCCCAGAGTTTCTTCTTTTGAAGAGGTAAAAGAACAGCCAAAGAATATCGTTGAGGAAAAAGTAGGGATTCCAAAAAGGAAAATACTGATAGAGGCATTAAAAAATCAAAATACAGATTACTCAGATGTAAAACTTGAAGTAGATAAAATTTCCTTTACATCTGATAAATGGATAGATAACACAAAATGTACAAACTGCTCTGTATGCTACAACGTCTGTCCAACAGGTGCTCTAAAGGCTGGAGCAGAAAGATTAAAAATACTTTTTGAACCAAAACTGTGTATCAAATGTAAAGTATGTCATGATGTATGTCCTGAGGACTGTCTTCATCTAAAAGATACTCTTAATGTAAATACATTTCTTAATGAAACAGAAGTATTAGCAGAACATGTAATAATCCCCTGTGAAGAATGTCTTGTTCCTTTTTCTTACAAAGGAGATACAACTCTATGCCCCAGGTGTAGAGAACTTGAAGATGAGATAAGGGATCTATTGAAAATAGGAGAATAA
- a CDS encoding TorD/DmsD family molecular chaperone, whose translation MDRKQETQARINMYGLLSRFLIEEIDEDTLKKIRSNPDLLELLPRTKEWKTFFEKEPKKLIEEELNVDFTTVFLLNVYPYESVFMNDEGHIDPTVTNPTLVFYREHGYMIDLNKTRALSPDHIAIEMEFMMTLAQEELEAMEKDNEEKVRNLRQIQKKFLEEHLANWGPIYLMAAKDMAETPFYQDVCELALEFILSDYEYLIETLEEGATV comes from the coding sequence ATGGACAGAAAACAGGAAACACAAGCAAGAATTAATATGTACGGTCTCCTATCAAGATTTTTAATTGAAGAGATTGACGAGGATACACTCAAAAAGATAAGATCCAATCCGGATCTCCTTGAACTGCTCCCCAGAACAAAAGAATGGAAAACTTTCTTTGAAAAAGAACCTAAAAAGCTGATAGAAGAAGAGCTTAATGTTGATTTTACAACGGTTTTCCTTCTAAATGTTTACCCTTATGAATCTGTTTTTATGAACGACGAAGGGCATATAGACCCAACTGTTACTAATCCTACACTGGTATTCTACAGAGAACACGGTTATATGATCGATCTGAATAAAACAAGAGCACTTTCCCCAGATCATATAGCGATAGAAATGGAATTTATGATGACGCTGGCACAGGAAGAATTAGAAGCTATGGAAAAAGACAATGAAGAAAAAGTAAGAAATCTCAGACAGATACAAAAAAAGTTTCTTGAAGAACATCTTGCAAATTGGGGTCCCATTTATCTTATGGCAGCAAAAGATATGGCAGAAACACCTTTTTATCAGGATGTTTGTGAGCTTGCCCTTGAGTTTATACTTTCTGATTACGAATACTTAATAGAAACACTCGAGGAAGGAGCAACAGTTTAA
- a CDS encoding molybdopterin-dependent oxidoreductase produces MKTTRRSFLKGVAAAIGGAAIAKGVVEKMNPSAIAEDHTDITFTPSRLDYYPPFEKWNDWKEPDGDYWKKYGGALRDGVKLINYMIVPTVCNNCEAACGLTAWVDKDNLVIKKFMGNPFHSGSRGRNCAKGYASLAQTYDPDRIPFPLKRAPGSKRGEGKWVRTTWDEALETIGKRMRETIKKAKKEGDELAQKMLMYHVGRPNESGGFTARVVWSWGGDYHNSHTNICSAGGRLGGIAWSGDDRPSPDFANARLIFLSSSHAADAGHYFQQHAGYIADARAKGARLVVMDPRLSNSAGMADLWIPVWPGTEAAIYLSMISRLLQEDKYNRKFMENWVNWKVFLKDKDYLNYLLKEGRISKLPEGETFDDFIEVLKDLYKDYTFEWASQETKVPVDRLEKLYEYIVWAGDRITTYFWRAQAAGNRGGWLSAGRTGYFLLIVTGSIGGIGANGWHHWHVLGVGGKGGKATLKEKPDPVDAWNELLWPPEWPLSTYELSFLLPHLLSDDEWRKKWAERGLKIPEKLDVWISKIYNPVWINPDGFRWIEVLKDENKMGLTVNLSPTWSETNWFVDYILPVGLAGERHDNQSAETKPERWTAFRQPVLRVALQKMGWKPKVPWRATLEAHKKVGLGEVWEENEFWINLAWAIDPDGDLGIRQLYESKKNPGKPVTIEEWYDAAFGTLPNLKKVCEKLGVTPYEYMRDRGAWTEETDVYNVHEREIPYDPSKNAIKVKGKWIPLSECEIDEDTGAVYLKHHNADKLHSERHTIAVKKGGKFLKGFHTPTGLLEFYSKTFVEFKWPEYAIPYYPKNREERQKLVHVVTHVHHDYMTEPNAFVLNPIYRLPYNIHTRSVNAKWLMEISQNHNPVWIYEGDAKKLGIKKGDPIKVRVVDTVSGIEVGYFVGMAMPTQATRPGVLACSHHSGRWRVKNAVKVDGFDQELGIMTFGSALAEINNPEKHIWTVRWKQGVLAREIEREHNEKWLKWPYPEFNKDIKEVWWNGATGVWQNAVFPANPDPLSGMHCWHKKVLVEKAGPEDRIGDVVVNTEATFKVYQAWRDKLTRPAPGPNGLRRPKWMKRPWYPHTDKAYRMPGSSHEE; encoded by the coding sequence ATGAAGACTACAAGAAGAAGCTTTTTAAAAGGGGTTGCTGCAGCAATAGGTGGGGCAGCAATTGCTAAAGGCGTAGTAGAAAAAATGAATCCCTCTGCAATCGCAGAGGATCATACAGATATAACATTTACTCCATCAAGACTTGATTACTACCCACCTTTTGAAAAGTGGAATGACTGGAAAGAACCTGACGGTGATTATTGGAAAAAATACGGTGGAGCTTTAAGGGATGGTGTAAAACTCATTAATTATATGATTGTTCCAACTGTATGTAATAACTGTGAAGCAGCATGTGGACTTACAGCTTGGGTTGATAAAGACAATCTTGTAATCAAGAAATTTATGGGAAATCCATTCCATTCAGGATCGAGGGGAAGAAACTGTGCTAAAGGATATGCTTCACTTGCTCAAACTTACGATCCAGATAGAATTCCTTTCCCTCTAAAAAGAGCTCCCGGATCAAAAAGAGGTGAAGGAAAATGGGTCAGAACTACATGGGATGAAGCCCTCGAAACTATCGGTAAAAGAATGAGAGAAACTATAAAAAAAGCTAAAAAAGAGGGAGATGAACTTGCTCAGAAAATGCTAATGTACCACGTTGGAAGACCAAACGAATCCGGAGGATTTACAGCAAGAGTTGTGTGGTCTTGGGGCGGTGATTACCACAACTCCCATACAAATATATGTTCTGCAGGTGGAAGATTAGGTGGTATAGCTTGGAGTGGAGATGACAGACCTTCTCCTGATTTTGCAAATGCAAGACTTATATTTCTATCTTCTTCACATGCTGCAGATGCAGGTCACTACTTCCAGCAACATGCTGGATACATAGCAGATGCAAGAGCTAAAGGTGCAAGATTGGTTGTAATGGATCCAAGACTTTCTAATTCAGCTGGTATGGCAGATTTATGGATTCCTGTATGGCCGGGAACCGAGGCTGCTATATACTTATCGATGATAAGTAGGCTATTACAAGAAGACAAATATAACAGGAAGTTTATGGAAAACTGGGTAAACTGGAAAGTCTTTCTAAAAGACAAAGACTACCTGAATTATCTTCTGAAAGAAGGAAGAATATCGAAACTGCCTGAAGGAGAAACATTTGATGATTTTATAGAGGTTCTAAAAGATCTATACAAAGATTACACATTTGAGTGGGCATCACAGGAAACTAAAGTTCCGGTAGATAGACTTGAGAAACTTTATGAATACATAGTATGGGCAGGAGATAGAATTACTACATACTTCTGGAGAGCTCAAGCAGCAGGGAACAGAGGTGGATGGTTATCTGCCGGAAGAACAGGATACTTCCTGCTCATCGTTACAGGTTCTATAGGAGGTATAGGTGCAAACGGATGGCACCATTGGCATGTTTTGGGTGTAGGAGGAAAAGGAGGAAAAGCAACTCTTAAAGAAAAACCAGATCCTGTAGATGCATGGAATGAACTTCTCTGGCCTCCGGAATGGCCGTTGTCTACGTATGAACTTTCGTTCCTTTTACCACACCTGCTTTCTGATGATGAATGGAGAAAGAAATGGGCTGAAAGAGGTTTAAAAATACCTGAAAAACTTGATGTATGGATATCTAAAATATACAACCCGGTATGGATAAATCCTGATGGTTTCAGATGGATCGAGGTGTTAAAAGATGAGAATAAGATGGGCTTAACTGTTAATCTGTCTCCTACATGGTCAGAAACCAACTGGTTTGTTGATTATATACTTCCTGTTGGTCTTGCAGGTGAAAGACACGACAACCAGTCTGCAGAAACAAAACCCGAAAGATGGACAGCCTTCAGACAGCCTGTCTTAAGAGTCGCTCTTCAAAAAATGGGATGGAAACCAAAGGTTCCGTGGAGAGCAACACTGGAGGCTCATAAAAAAGTAGGTCTTGGAGAAGTATGGGAAGAGAATGAATTTTGGATAAATCTTGCTTGGGCAATTGATCCCGATGGAGATCTGGGAATAAGACAGCTTTATGAATCTAAGAAAAATCCCGGAAAACCAGTAACAATTGAAGAATGGTATGATGCCGCTTTTGGAACACTCCCGAATCTAAAAAAAGTGTGCGAGAAGCTTGGGGTTACTCCTTATGAATATATGAGAGACAGAGGTGCATGGACAGAAGAAACAGACGTCTACAATGTACATGAGAGGGAAATTCCTTATGATCCTTCTAAGAATGCTATAAAAGTAAAAGGAAAATGGATACCTTTATCTGAATGTGAGATAGATGAGGATACAGGAGCTGTTTATCTTAAGCATCATAATGCGGATAAACTACATTCAGAAAGACATACTATTGCTGTCAAAAAAGGTGGAAAATTCTTGAAAGGATTCCATACACCAACAGGATTACTTGAGTTTTATTCAAAAACATTTGTAGAATTTAAATGGCCAGAGTATGCGATCCCATATTATCCAAAAAATAGGGAAGAAAGACAAAAACTGGTTCATGTTGTTACACATGTTCACCACGATTATATGACTGAGCCTAATGCATTTGTACTCAATCCTATATACAGGCTTCCTTATAATATTCACACAAGATCTGTTAATGCTAAATGGTTGATGGAAATATCTCAAAACCATAATCCTGTATGGATATATGAAGGAGATGCCAAAAAACTTGGTATTAAAAAGGGAGATCCTATAAAGGTAAGAGTCGTAGATACAGTTTCAGGTATTGAGGTTGGTTATTTTGTAGGAATGGCAATGCCTACTCAGGCAACAAGACCGGGAGTTCTCGCATGTTCTCACCACTCTGGTAGATGGAGAGTTAAGAATGCTGTCAAAGTAGACGGATTTGATCAGGAACTTGGAATAATGACTTTTGGTTCCGCTCTTGCTGAGATTAATAATCCCGAGAAACATATATGGACTGTCAGATGGAAACAAGGTGTACTGGCAAGAGAAATAGAAAGAGAGCATAATGAAAAGTGGTTAAAATGGCCTTATCCTGAATTTAACAAAGATATAAAAGAGGTATGGTGGAATGGTGCAACAGGTGTATGGCAGAATGCAGTATTTCCTGCAAATCCAGACCCACTTTCAGGAATGCACTGTTGGCACAAAAAAGTACTTGTAGAAAAAGCGGGACCAGAAGACAGAATAGGAGATGTAGTTGTTAATACTGAAGCAACATTTAAAGTTTATCAAGCATGGAGAGATAAACTTACAAGACCTGCACCTGGACCAAACGGGCTCAGAAGACCAAAATGGATGAAAAGACCCTGGTATCCACATACAGATAAAGCATATAGAATGCCGGGTTCCTCTCATGAAGAATAA